A genomic region of Haliotis asinina isolate JCU_RB_2024 chromosome 1, JCU_Hal_asi_v2, whole genome shotgun sequence contains the following coding sequences:
- the LOC137289144 gene encoding uncharacterized protein codes for MASMMLALFVSPLSVMLASAVTVNLNGLQYVGIGYNLLKANPEGEDTVPRGGIDPGVLLTRHIFKLTGKDPPEAEIAQGRLDCATEEYVYFGQKSYQNMLSRRVDTTFGGKIGQLLASFSFGMSSSSQHARAQTNVEKNVFWQQESACNMGQVRYLDELAPTHNFSVTENFAAAVCALPDTYNAAAYMNFIDTWGTHVITTADIGYRTITRYKSSLTNFVEYVMQKSGSSITFGGRYNQYSGSVGVDLNKFQVSNTFKSHFGSLQFSFKIGTPDRPEPLWFEVRPLDYALSAAYWKVYSSCSGNTQLSITKKKASLLTALQAYPTLKKQQLATDIELKIPLIWPLGTYGLMQAKTGCPTGGASWAEGWRYEDLENTLTLNHASGNIHLRGSFPSKGNFKYYFCMKGKPKVSDWDMDWPAGDYCILKYGNCPSGFRDGYIQLDDNDVPNRNSHGGTLPDGDFGKNTRIDFCCRDDGMPTNPVYLPTEKPFYLFLYNRGCQNVHGMTLTTEYLIYDTEDTTTRDHFGGSHPGIFYTGRKPGIHFCYYSPPHYSGPIIG; via the exons ATGG CGTCCATGATGTTAGCACTGTTTGTGTCGCCACTGTCGGTGATGTTGGCCTCTGCAGTCACTGTCAACCTGAACGGTCTGCAGTATGTGGGGATAGGCTACAACCTGTTGAAGGCCAACCCTGAGGGTGAGGACACGGTGCCCCGAGGGGGAATCGACCCGGGCGTTCTTCTCACCAGGCACATCTTCAAACTGACCGGGAAAGACCCTCCAGAGGCCGAGATTGCTCAAGGTCGTCTTGACTGCGCGACGGAGGAATATGTGTACTTTGGTCAGAAGTCCTACCAAAATATGCTGTCACGGAGGGTAGACACAACTT TTGGTGGTAAAATAGGCCAGTTGCTCGCCAGCTTCTCCTTCGGGATGAGCTCCA GCTCCCAACACGCCAGGGCCCAGACCAATGTAGAGAAGAACGTGTTCTGGCAGCAAGAGAGCGCCTGCAACATGGGTCAGGTGCGCTATCTGGACGAGCTTGCACCCACACATAACTTCTCTGTGACGGAGAACTTCGCGGCGGCTGTCTGTGCCCTGCCCGACACCTACAACGCTGCTGCATACATGAACTTCATCGACACCTGGGGCACG CATGTGATCACAACGGCCGACATTGGGTACAGAACCATTACCAGGTACAAGAGTTCTCTGACGAACTTCGTCGAATACGTCATGCAGAAG TCCGGGTCATCTATCACCTTCGGTGGCCGCTACAATCAGTACAGTGGATCTGTAGGTGTCGACTTGAACAAGTTTCAAGTGAGCAACACCTTCAAGAGCCACTTTGGCAGCTTACAGTTCAGCTTCAAAATCGGGACACCTGACCGCCCAGAGCCTCTGTGGTTTGAAGTGCGCCCACTGGACTATGCTCTGAGTGCCGCCTACTGGAAGGTCTACTCGTCGTGTTCAGGCAACACGCAACTGTCTATCACCAAGAAAAAGGCCTCTCTCCTCACAGCTCTCCAGGCTTACCCGACACTCAAGAAACAGCAACTGGCAACAG ATATCGAGCTGAAGATACCACTGATTTGGCCCCTGGGGACGTACGGTTTGATGCAGGCCAAGACGGGTTGCCCCACGGGTGGCGCATCATGGGCTGAGGGGTGGCGTTATGAAGACCTGGAAAATACATTGACCTTAAACCACGCCTCCGGCAACATCCATCTGAGAG GAAGCTTCCCGAGCAAAGGCAATTTCAAGTACTACTTCTGTATGAAGGGGAAGCCGAAGGTCAGTGACTGGGACATGGATTGGCCAGCAGGGGACTACTGCATCCTTAAGTATGGAAACTGTCCCTCAG GTTTCCGAGACGGCTACATCCAGCTTGACGACAATGACGTCCCCAACAGAAATAGTCATGGCGGAACACTACCTGATGGAGATTTTGGCAAGAATACACGTATCGACTTTTGTTGCAG AGACGACGGGATGCCCACCAACCCGGTGTACCTGCCCACTGAAAAGCCCTTCTACCTGTTCTTGTACAACCGGGGCTGCCAAAATGTGCACGGCATGACACTCACCACGGAATACCTCATCTACGACACAGAGGACACCACAACCCGGGATCACTTCGGGGGTTCTCACCCGGGTATATTTTATACTGGGCGCAAACCCGGGATACACTTCTGTTATTATTCTCCTCCTCATTACAGCGGGCCCATCATTGGTTGA